The window CCCAAAAAACTCAAAGCAGATTCTCCAAGTATATAACCGGGAAAGGAGAGAGTGGCAGAAACTACAAGATAATAATACGTGTTTGGTAAAATGTGCTTTCTGAGAATTCTCAATGTACCTGCACCGTAAGTTTTTGCACTCTGGACAAACTCTTTTTCCCTGATAGATAGAACCATACCCCTTATCACCCTTGCGAGACCAGCCCATCCAATGAAGGATATTATGAATACAACCATTAGAAAGACCTCAAAGCTTTCCATAGTTAGGGGAAAGACACTTCTCAGTGATAGCATGAGGTAAAAGGTTGGTATGGCGAGAAGTACCTCAACAAGGCGCATGATAAAGTTGTCCACCTTACCACCTAAGTATCCAGAAATGCCACCTACAACAGAGCCTATGAAGAAGGTTACCAAAACACCCACAAGACCTATAAACATAGATACTCTCGCACCGTATACGAGTCTTGAAAATACATCCCTTCCAAGTTTATCAGCACCAAGAAGATGTATCTTACATGGCTCTTTTACACCAAATAGCTTAAAACCATAGGGTGTGTTTGTAAAAAACATGAGCTGGCAAGATA of the Hydrogenobacter sp. genome contains:
- a CDS encoding ABC transporter permease, translated to MLKSLPSFPITIILIFVIFAIFADFIAPYPYDLQSRRTPYHPPTKIHILKDGKLSFPYVHLYVMQDPVFKSYTEDKHVSCQLMFFTNTPYGFKLFGVKEPCKIHLLGADKLGRDVFSRLVYGARVSMFIGLVGVLVTFFIGSVVGGISGYLGGKVDNFIMRLVEVLLAIPTFYLMLSLRSVFPLTMESFEVFLMVVFIISFIGWAGLARVIRGMVLSIREKEFVQSAKTYGAGTLRILRKHILPNTYYYLVVSATLSFPGYILGESALSFLGLGIQEPQPSWGNMLSDARNVNLISAYPWILSPGVAIFLIVIAFNLLGDELLRKHR